In Thiovibrio frasassiensis, one DNA window encodes the following:
- the mnmA gene encoding tRNA 2-thiouridine(34) synthase MnmA, with amino-acid sequence MAESFDTIQQKKIVVAMSGGVDSSVAAALLQRRGAQVEGVFMALAQPDLAEQLQRVRQVADFLKIPLTVVDLAEPFQRLVVDYFSASYFAGKTPNPCVVCNRTIKCGRLLEQVRKNLGAELLATGHYARINGDVTTGYRLLQGVDPQKDQSYFLGLLSQEQLGQLCFPLGGYRKGEVYTLAAEFGLAFGQTPESQDICFLKEQSVAAFLASHSPGQGRPGPMLTLQGEEIGHHAGIHHYTVGQRRGLGLPDATPWYVVELDPARNAVVVGKDADLWQQEVLLSSAHWLSGQAPPLPCVCMVKIRSRHPASQAEISQHDGGGLVKFSQPQRAVTPGQFAVFYQGEVVLGCGEIAK; translated from the coding sequence ATGGCAGAAAGTTTCGACACTATACAACAAAAAAAGATTGTTGTCGCCATGAGCGGCGGCGTTGATTCCTCGGTGGCCGCGGCCCTCTTGCAAAGGCGGGGGGCGCAGGTAGAGGGGGTTTTCATGGCCCTGGCCCAGCCCGACCTGGCGGAGCAGCTGCAGCGGGTCCGCCAGGTTGCCGATTTTTTAAAGATTCCCCTGACCGTGGTGGATTTGGCCGAACCCTTCCAGCGATTGGTGGTGGATTATTTCTCCGCCAGTTATTTTGCCGGTAAAACCCCAAATCCCTGCGTGGTCTGCAACAGAACCATCAAGTGCGGCCGTCTGCTGGAGCAGGTACGGAAAAACCTGGGGGCGGAGCTGCTTGCCACCGGTCATTATGCCCGGATCAACGGGGACGTGACAACCGGCTATCGGCTGTTGCAGGGTGTTGATCCCCAAAAGGATCAATCCTACTTCCTCGGACTTCTCAGCCAGGAACAGCTGGGACAACTTTGCTTCCCACTGGGCGGGTATCGGAAAGGGGAGGTCTACACGCTTGCCGCTGAGTTTGGCCTGGCTTTTGGCCAGACCCCGGAGAGTCAGGATATTTGTTTTTTGAAAGAGCAATCGGTGGCGGCGTTTTTGGCCTCCCACTCTCCCGGTCAGGGTCGGCCAGGCCCGATGCTGACCTTGCAAGGGGAAGAAATTGGGCATCATGCGGGCATCCATCATTATACCGTCGGCCAGCGCAGGGGCCTTGGCTTGCCCGACGCCACCCCCTGGTATGTGGTGGAGCTTGATCCGGCGCGAAACGCGGTGGTGGTCGGCAAGGACGCGGATCTCTGGCAGCAGGAGGTCCTGTTGTCTTCCGCGCATTGGTTGAGCGGGCAGGCTCCGCCCTTGCCCTGTGTTTGTATGGTGAAAATACGTTCCCGGCATCCGGCAAGCCAGGCAGAGATCAGCCAGCACGATGGCGGGGGGCTGGTGAAATTTTCTCAGCCGCAGCGGGCAGTAACCCCGGGCCAGTTTGCCGTCTTTTATCAAGGAGAGGTGGTGCTTGGCTGTGGCGAGATTGCAAAATAA
- a CDS encoding DUF309 domain-containing protein produces the protein MNSPRFEPFQDRLSRDIRNELSASLPLALAQNDLAPARAVAARYLHQDLAPPYVAYIETRLAGYAKALAMITQLPAETALAKALVFWDLGLFFEVHEILEQAWHGARGTEKEMLQAMIRAAGFYIKGEYGYNEAGAKMAARAVAALEKNRQACTGFELDTLLERLRNLDPNPPKLMRS, from the coding sequence ATGAACTCCCCTCGTTTTGAACCGTTTCAGGACCGCCTGAGCCGCGATATCCGCAACGAACTTTCCGCCTCTCTGCCCCTGGCGCTGGCCCAAAATGACCTGGCTCCGGCCAGGGCTGTTGCCGCCCGCTACCTGCATCAAGATCTGGCGCCACCCTACGTCGCCTATATTGAAACGCGACTGGCAGGGTATGCCAAGGCCCTGGCGATGATCACGCAACTCCCCGCCGAAACGGCCTTGGCCAAGGCCCTGGTATTTTGGGATCTGGGGCTTTTTTTCGAGGTCCACGAAATTCTCGAACAGGCGTGGCATGGGGCGCGTGGCACGGAAAAAGAGATGCTTCAGGCCATGATCCGAGCGGCGGGCTTTTATATCAAGGGGGAGTACGGCTATAACGAGGCTGGGGCCAAAATGGCTGCCCGGGCCGTGGCGGCCCTGGAAAAAAACCGGCAGGCATGCACGGGTTTTGAGTTGGATACACTTCTAGAACGCTTGCGAAACCTGGATCCCAATCCGCCAAAACTGATGCGCTCGTAA
- the pyk gene encoding pyruvate kinase — protein sequence MNPFFSKTKIVATLGPASFSTSVQRRLMAAGVDGFRLNLSHGDFEEHAAVIVSLRKISAETGHPVAIIVDLPGPKMRLGKIPKPITVRRGAKVRFLPEGVSRPGPGIFLPHEISGLAQGLRPGSIIFVGDGMMQFRVKAIQGEIVETEALVAGVVRSNKGVNLPGYNAPAGVLTEQDKRGIAFAVKHKADVICISFVGNADDMLAARALLPQSGNYCPCLLAKIERRQAVNHLDDILAEADAVMVARGDLGIELPIEEIPGLQKDIIHRANVAAKPVIVATQMMLSMVDNARPTRAEVTDVANAILDGADAIMFSEETAIGHDPVAVVRIAKKIARQTERRLVKSGGVALEVRAAIRSEDSIDDLISSATCDVLENRTVDLAVTPTATGTTARRIARLRPRPWIVAITDNPTARNILALSSGVFPLGVPSVALSDFELAKRIKDAGLLRPGTRRLVITSGSLLGVAGTTNSLKIIDVF from the coding sequence ATGAATCCTTTTTTCTCCAAAACCAAGATTGTGGCCACTCTGGGGCCGGCATCCTTTTCAACCTCCGTGCAACGGCGGTTGATGGCTGCCGGGGTCGATGGTTTCCGCCTGAATCTTTCCCATGGAGATTTTGAGGAGCATGCCGCGGTGATCGTTAGTCTCCGTAAAATCAGTGCGGAAACAGGGCACCCGGTGGCCATCATCGTTGATCTTCCCGGCCCGAAAATGCGACTGGGCAAAATTCCCAAGCCGATTACCGTGCGGCGCGGCGCTAAGGTCCGCTTTTTGCCGGAAGGGGTTTCTCGTCCGGGGCCGGGGATCTTTCTGCCCCACGAAATTTCCGGCTTGGCCCAGGGGCTGCGACCGGGCTCCATTATTTTTGTCGGCGACGGCATGATGCAGTTCAGGGTCAAGGCCATACAGGGGGAGATTGTTGAAACCGAAGCCCTGGTGGCCGGGGTTGTCCGTTCCAACAAGGGGGTCAATCTCCCCGGCTACAATGCGCCAGCCGGAGTGCTCACCGAGCAGGACAAGCGCGGTATCGCCTTTGCCGTCAAACACAAGGCCGATGTGATCTGCATCTCTTTTGTCGGCAACGCCGACGACATGCTGGCCGCTCGTGCGCTTCTGCCGCAGAGCGGGAACTACTGCCCCTGCCTGCTGGCCAAGATCGAACGGCGACAGGCGGTGAACCATCTCGACGATATTCTGGCCGAGGCCGATGCGGTGATGGTGGCCCGGGGCGATCTCGGCATCGAACTGCCCATCGAGGAGATCCCGGGGTTGCAGAAGGATATCATCCACCGGGCCAACGTGGCGGCAAAGCCGGTGATCGTCGCCACCCAGATGATGCTCTCCATGGTCGATAATGCCCGACCCACCAGAGCGGAGGTAACCGACGTGGCCAACGCCATCCTTGATGGCGCCGACGCCATCATGTTTTCCGAGGAGACCGCTATTGGCCATGATCCGGTGGCGGTGGTCCGGATCGCCAAGAAAATTGCCCGCCAGACAGAACGGCGGCTGGTCAAGAGCGGCGGCGTCGCCCTGGAGGTTCGGGCCGCGATCCGCTCCGAAGACAGCATTGATGATCTGATCAGCAGTGCCACCTGTGATGTTCTGGAGAACCGGACGGTGGACCTGGCCGTAACCCCGACCGCCACCGGAACCACGGCCCGGCGAATCGCCCGGCTGCGGCCGCGGCCCTGGATTGTGGCAATCACCGATAATCCGACGGCCCGCAATATCCTCGCCCTTTCCTCCGGGGTTTTTCCTCTGGGCGTTCCGTCCGTTGCCCTCTCGGACTTTGAATTGGCCAAGCGGATCAAGGACGCCGGCCTGCTCCGGCCCGGAACGCGGCGGCTGGTGATCACCTCCGGCTCCTTGTTGGGGGTGGCGGGCACCACCAACAGCCTGAAGATTATCGATGTTTTCTGA
- the recA gene encoding recombinase RecA — translation MAVADDKNKTLDTAIFQIQKQFGKGSIMRLGTDEREAVSVISTGTLSLDIATGVGGVARGRITEIYGPESSGKTTLALHIIAEAQKAGGSAAFIDAEHALDIGYAERLGVKVDDLLVSQPDYGEQALEIVEILIRSGAVDVIVVDSVAALVPKAEIDGNAGDSHVGLQARLMSQAMRKLTGVLKRTNTSIIFINQIRMKIGVMFGSPETTTGGNALKFYSSLRLDIRRQAAIKDGVEVIGNRTKVKVVKNKMAPPFKEAEFDIIYGEGASKVGDLLDLATAQDIVEKSGAWYSYNGERIGQGRENSKLFLKEHPEMCDDLERKVRLGYGLPAPGEKVAVPAPVAAD, via the coding sequence ATGGCCGTTGCCGACGATAAGAACAAAACCCTTGATACCGCCATTTTCCAGATCCAAAAGCAGTTCGGCAAGGGATCGATCATGCGCCTCGGCACCGACGAGCGGGAGGCGGTGTCGGTTATCTCCACCGGCACCCTGAGTCTTGATATCGCCACCGGGGTCGGCGGCGTGGCCCGGGGCCGGATCACGGAGATTTACGGTCCGGAATCTTCCGGCAAGACCACTCTGGCCCTGCACATTATTGCCGAGGCTCAAAAAGCCGGAGGCAGCGCGGCCTTCATCGATGCCGAGCATGCTCTGGACATCGGCTATGCCGAGCGCCTCGGGGTGAAGGTTGACGATCTTCTGGTCTCCCAGCCCGATTACGGCGAGCAGGCCCTGGAGATTGTCGAGATCCTTATCCGCAGCGGGGCGGTGGATGTCATCGTGGTCGACTCGGTGGCGGCTCTGGTCCCCAAGGCGGAGATCGACGGCAACGCCGGGGACTCCCATGTCGGGCTCCAGGCGCGGCTCATGTCTCAGGCCATGCGCAAGCTCACCGGGGTACTGAAACGCACCAATACCTCGATTATCTTTATCAACCAGATCCGGATGAAGATCGGGGTCATGTTCGGGAGCCCGGAAACCACCACCGGCGGCAACGCCCTTAAGTTTTACAGTTCGCTGCGTCTTGATATCCGGCGCCAGGCCGCGATTAAAGACGGGGTGGAGGTGATCGGCAACCGGACCAAGGTCAAGGTGGTGAAAAACAAGATGGCTCCGCCTTTCAAGGAGGCGGAGTTCGATATCATCTATGGCGAAGGCGCCTCCAAGGTCGGCGATCTGCTCGATTTGGCCACGGCCCAGGATATTGTCGAGAAAAGCGGTGCTTGGTACTCCTATAATGGAGAACGCATCGGTCAGGGCAGGGAGAACTCCAAGCTCTTTTTGAAGGAGCATCCGGAGATGTGCGATGACCTTGAAAGAAAGGTGCGCCTTGGCTATGGTCTGCCCGCACCGGGAGAAAAGGTCGCGGTTCCGGCACCGGTTGCCGCCGACTGA
- a CDS encoding CinA family nicotinamide mononucleotide deamidase-related protein yields MLGEIIAIGDELTSGSVLNTTSYFAAGQLFAAGHEILAMTTIGDAPDLIGRTLQRALQRADFVIVTGGLGPTTDDLTNAAVSSALARPATFYPEIFKKIQAYGKSLPAGQQVSLEKLAWLPEGAHALHTEAKMAGYFLVQDGKPIFFLPGVPQEMKDLLLETVITRLAVWDGEEVRQVRQKVYKVVGLAESEINRRLAHLEGRDPRVRLGYYPVFPEVHVSLTVTGVSSQEAEAAMHKYAGQVAGFLGDCCYGSGADTLEGVVGRLLAGRGQTVAVAESCTGGLIGHTLTKVAGSSAYFLGGVVAYSNGLKERLLGVNREIILRSGAVSAECARAMAEGLRRVTPVDHALAVTGIAGPAGGSEDKPVGTVYFGLATPEKTQTFLFRFSGERTQVQALASQTGLDLLRRHLLGLDNGCRTV; encoded by the coding sequence ATGCTTGGGGAAATAATTGCCATCGGCGATGAGCTTACCTCCGGGAGTGTGCTGAATACCACCAGCTATTTCGCGGCCGGCCAGCTTTTTGCCGCGGGCCACGAGATCCTGGCCATGACCACCATCGGCGATGCGCCGGATCTCATTGGCCGTACCCTGCAACGGGCTTTGCAGCGGGCGGATTTTGTGATTGTCACCGGGGGCTTAGGTCCTACCACCGACGACTTGACCAATGCCGCCGTTTCCTCGGCCCTTGCCCGTCCCGCCACCTTTTATCCGGAAATATTCAAGAAAATTCAGGCGTATGGCAAGAGCCTGCCCGCCGGTCAGCAGGTTTCCCTTGAAAAACTGGCTTGGTTGCCGGAGGGTGCCCATGCCCTGCATACGGAAGCAAAGATGGCCGGATATTTTCTGGTTCAGGACGGCAAACCCATCTTCTTTCTCCCTGGGGTGCCGCAGGAGATGAAGGACCTGCTCTTGGAAACGGTGATTACCCGGCTCGCGGTTTGGGATGGGGAGGAGGTCCGTCAGGTGCGCCAGAAGGTATACAAGGTGGTGGGTTTGGCTGAGTCCGAGATCAATCGGCGGCTTGCCCATCTGGAGGGGCGCGATCCTCGGGTTCGGCTCGGTTATTATCCCGTATTTCCCGAGGTGCATGTCAGCCTGACCGTTACCGGCGTTTCCAGCCAAGAGGCCGAGGCGGCGATGCACAAATATGCTGGCCAGGTGGCTGGGTTTCTTGGTGATTGCTGCTACGGCTCCGGCGCCGATACCCTGGAAGGTGTGGTCGGGAGGTTGCTTGCCGGGCGGGGCCAGACGGTGGCCGTGGCGGAATCCTGTACCGGCGGGCTCATCGGGCATACCCTGACCAAGGTTGCCGGGAGCTCCGCCTATTTTTTGGGTGGGGTGGTGGCTTACAGCAATGGTTTGAAGGAGCGGTTGCTCGGAGTCAACCGGGAGATCATTCTCCGCTCCGGCGCGGTCAGTGCGGAGTGTGCCAGGGCTATGGCCGAAGGGCTGCGGCGGGTGACCCCCGTTGACCATGCCCTTGCTGTCACCGGTATTGCCGGCCCAGCAGGCGGCAGCGAAGATAAGCCGGTGGGCACGGTTTATTTCGGCCTGGCCACTCCGGAAAAAACCCAGACCTTTCTTTTTCGTTTTTCCGGGGAGCGCACCCAGGTGCAGGCCCTTGCCAGCCAAACGGGACTTGATCTTTTGCGTCGACATCTGCTTGGTCTTGATAATGGATGCAGGACAGTGTAA
- a CDS encoding U32 family peptidase: MKLPELLAPAGNFEKMQTAIHYGADAVYLGGKKFSLRAHATNFSEEEIRQGVAYAHERGVQVYTTLNIFAHNDDLAELPDYLAELREAKVDGLIISDPGIFAVAKRLVPEIPIHLSTQANVTNLESVRFWASQGVKRLNLARELSLAEITQIRQATETELEIFVHGALCISYSGRCLLSLYLTGRDANQGNCAHPCRYHYRLEEEKRPGQFFPVEEDSRGTYIFNAKDLCLLNRLPELLRAGANSLKIEGRMKSVYYVGAITRLYRAALDYWKQEGLDAILPESFRQELLKIGSRGYTENFFDQPPSSGDMLYNGPLISYDYAPVGIVRQASPQPVIETRNPITVGDRLEYLGKGLVNTEHTVVSLTGQNGTQLPNVNPNNLITLTLNPAPASCENNGLFRKKMAS; the protein is encoded by the coding sequence ATGAAACTCCCGGAACTTCTTGCCCCTGCCGGCAATTTTGAAAAAATGCAGACCGCCATCCACTATGGCGCGGATGCTGTCTATCTCGGCGGGAAGAAATTCAGCCTCCGGGCCCATGCCACCAATTTTTCCGAAGAGGAAATCCGCCAGGGGGTGGCCTACGCCCATGAACGAGGTGTGCAAGTATACACCACCCTCAACATCTTTGCCCACAATGACGATCTTGCCGAACTGCCCGATTATCTGGCCGAGCTCCGCGAGGCGAAGGTGGACGGGTTGATCATCTCCGACCCGGGGATCTTCGCCGTTGCCAAGCGGCTGGTGCCGGAAATTCCGATCCATCTCAGCACCCAGGCCAATGTCACCAACCTGGAGTCCGTCCGTTTCTGGGCAAGTCAGGGGGTCAAACGTCTCAATCTGGCCCGGGAACTTTCCCTGGCCGAAATCACCCAGATCCGACAGGCCACCGAAACGGAACTGGAGATCTTCGTACACGGCGCCCTGTGCATCTCTTACTCGGGCCGCTGCCTCTTGAGTCTCTACCTCACCGGCCGCGACGCCAACCAGGGCAACTGCGCCCATCCCTGCCGCTACCACTACCGATTGGAAGAAGAAAAGCGGCCGGGCCAATTCTTCCCGGTGGAAGAAGACAGCCGCGGCACTTACATCTTCAACGCCAAGGATCTCTGCCTGCTCAACCGCTTGCCCGAACTGCTCCGAGCCGGAGCAAACAGCCTCAAGATCGAAGGCAGGATGAAAAGCGTCTACTATGTGGGGGCCATAACCCGCCTCTACCGAGCAGCCCTTGATTACTGGAAACAAGAAGGACTTGACGCCATTCTCCCCGAATCCTTCCGGCAGGAGTTGCTGAAAATCGGCTCCCGGGGCTACACGGAAAACTTCTTCGACCAACCGCCCAGCTCCGGTGACATGCTCTACAACGGACCGCTGATCAGTTACGATTACGCGCCGGTGGGCATCGTCCGCCAAGCCTCCCCCCAGCCGGTTATTGAAACCCGCAACCCCATCACCGTGGGCGACCGCCTCGAATACCTGGGCAAAGGCCTTGTAAATACCGAGCACACCGTAGTGAGCTTGACCGGCCAGAACGGAACCCAGCTCCCCAATGTGAATCCGAACAATCTCATCACCCTCACCCTTAACCCTGCTCCGGCAAGCTGCGAGAACAACGGCCTGTTCAGAAAAAAAATGGCGTCCTGA
- the alaS gene encoding alanine--tRNA ligase has translation MTGNDIRKQFLAYFADKGHTVVESSPLVPHDDPTLLFTNAGMVQFKRVFMGEEKPDYVRAVTSQRCVRAGGKHNDLENVGYTARHHTFFEMLGNFSFGDYFKKDAIHYAWDFLTKEVGLDPQKLWVSVFDDDDEAFGLWEKVKELPPGRIVRMGEKDNFWAMGDTGPCGPCSEIHIDQGTEAGCGRPDCKLGCDCDRFLEIWNLVFMQFNRSEDGSLTPLPKPSIDTGMGLERITAVTQGKFTNYDSDLFSGIITAIADVAGVRYGSEPAVNTALRVIADHSRATTFLVADGVLPSNEGRGYVLRRIMRRAIRYGRSLGLKKPFLGGIIEAVIAEMGEPYPHLHGARELLAKVVYNEEVRFLETLDHGLAMLHQEMKRLQEAGEKEVSGDFIFKLYDTYGFPVDIVKDIAIEKGMLADEPGFNAAMEVQRSQSKKSWKSTSLAEMGPGVRALLDKGVRTRFVGYEMRHHRGLIGGLVNAAGATLEQAGTGEQISLFCPETPFYAESGGQSGDRGMVIGPHGKARVVNTVAVGEGLILHQAEVMEGSLALGESVELKVAEGKRQRTANNHTATHLLQAALREVLGEHVKQSGSQVNPDRLRFDFTHFSPLSRAEILRVEKIVNDAIRANAQVSTAVLGREEAIRGGATALFGEKYETKVRVVSVGEISKELCGGTHVGATGEIGMFKILSEGGIAAGVRRIEAVTGPGAMERFQQVEAQLATLAGKLKTTPEELSGKLDKILARQKELEREVGRLTADLSVNDLESMLGKAQEIAGVKVVIAQIAMDSPKTMREVGDKLRDGLGSGIAVLGGVFEGKVSLLAMVTKDLSSRFHAGQIVKEVAAMVGGSGGGRPDMAQAGGTMADKLPEALAAVPGIISGQGAKASA, from the coding sequence ATGACCGGAAACGACATACGCAAACAATTTTTGGCCTACTTTGCCGATAAGGGCCATACGGTGGTGGAAAGTTCACCCTTGGTCCCCCACGATGATCCGACCCTGCTCTTCACCAACGCCGGGATGGTTCAGTTCAAGCGGGTGTTCATGGGCGAGGAGAAGCCGGACTATGTTCGGGCCGTGACCAGCCAGCGTTGCGTCCGGGCCGGGGGCAAACATAACGATCTGGAGAATGTGGGCTACACCGCCCGCCACCATACCTTTTTCGAGATGCTCGGTAATTTTTCCTTTGGCGATTATTTTAAAAAAGACGCCATCCATTATGCCTGGGATTTTCTCACCAAAGAGGTGGGGTTAGATCCGCAGAAGCTCTGGGTCTCGGTGTTTGATGACGATGACGAGGCCTTTGGACTCTGGGAAAAGGTTAAAGAGCTGCCCCCGGGCCGCATTGTCCGGATGGGAGAAAAAGACAATTTTTGGGCCATGGGCGATACCGGCCCCTGCGGTCCCTGCTCGGAGATCCATATCGACCAGGGGACGGAGGCGGGGTGCGGCAGGCCCGATTGCAAGCTCGGCTGTGACTGCGACCGTTTTCTCGAGATCTGGAATCTGGTGTTCATGCAGTTCAATCGGTCCGAAGACGGGAGCCTGACCCCGTTGCCCAAACCGAGCATCGACACCGGCATGGGCTTGGAGCGCATTACCGCTGTAACCCAGGGGAAATTCACCAACTACGACTCCGATCTTTTTAGCGGCATCATCACGGCCATCGCCGATGTTGCCGGAGTCCGGTACGGATCGGAACCGGCAGTCAATACGGCTCTGCGGGTTATCGCCGACCATAGCCGGGCCACCACCTTTCTGGTGGCCGACGGGGTGTTGCCCTCCAACGAGGGGCGGGGCTACGTGCTCCGTCGCATCATGCGGAGGGCCATTCGATACGGCCGCTCCCTCGGGCTGAAAAAGCCCTTTCTTGGAGGGATCATCGAAGCGGTCATCGCGGAGATGGGTGAACCGTATCCCCATCTTCATGGGGCACGCGAGCTTCTGGCCAAGGTGGTGTACAACGAAGAGGTCCGTTTCCTGGAAACCCTGGACCATGGCCTGGCCATGCTCCATCAGGAAATGAAGCGGTTGCAGGAGGCAGGGGAGAAAGAAGTGTCTGGCGACTTCATCTTCAAGCTCTACGATACCTACGGGTTTCCCGTGGATATCGTCAAGGATATCGCCATTGAAAAAGGCATGCTGGCGGATGAGCCGGGATTCAACGCGGCCATGGAGGTGCAGCGCAGCCAGTCTAAAAAATCATGGAAGTCTACCTCGCTTGCCGAAATGGGCCCTGGGGTCCGGGCCTTGCTTGACAAGGGAGTGCGCACCCGGTTTGTCGGTTATGAGATGCGCCATCATCGTGGGCTCATCGGCGGGCTGGTGAATGCTGCCGGTGCCACCCTTGAGCAGGCCGGCACCGGCGAGCAGATCTCCCTGTTCTGCCCGGAAACTCCGTTTTATGCAGAATCCGGCGGGCAGAGCGGCGATCGGGGCATGGTCATCGGGCCCCATGGCAAGGCAAGGGTGGTAAATACCGTGGCGGTGGGGGAGGGACTCATCCTCCATCAGGCCGAGGTTATGGAAGGGAGTCTGGCCCTTGGCGAGAGCGTAGAGCTCAAGGTGGCGGAAGGCAAGCGCCAGCGCACGGCAAACAATCATACCGCCACCCATCTCTTGCAGGCTGCTTTGCGTGAGGTGCTGGGCGAGCATGTGAAGCAGTCCGGCTCCCAGGTCAACCCGGATCGGCTTCGCTTCGATTTCACCCATTTTTCTCCCCTCTCCCGGGCAGAGATTCTCCGGGTGGAAAAGATTGTCAACGACGCAATCCGGGCCAACGCGCAGGTGTCTACCGCGGTTCTGGGCCGGGAAGAGGCAATCCGGGGCGGGGCCACGGCCCTGTTTGGCGAGAAATACGAGACAAAAGTCCGCGTTGTTTCCGTGGGAGAGATCAGCAAGGAATTGTGCGGCGGTACCCATGTGGGGGCAACCGGGGAGATCGGGATGTTCAAGATCCTGAGCGAAGGCGGCATTGCTGCCGGGGTGCGGAGGATTGAGGCGGTCACCGGCCCTGGGGCCATGGAGCGCTTCCAGCAGGTTGAGGCGCAACTGGCAACGCTTGCCGGTAAACTCAAGACCACGCCCGAGGAACTGTCCGGGAAACTGGACAAAATTCTGGCCCGCCAGAAGGAGTTGGAGCGGGAGGTGGGCCGGCTGACCGCGGATCTTTCCGTCAATGATCTGGAATCCATGCTTGGCAAGGCGCAGGAGATCGCGGGGGTCAAGGTGGTGATCGCGCAGATCGCCATGGATTCGCCGAAAACCATGCGCGAGGTCGGCGATAAGCTGCGGGACGGTTTGGGCAGCGGCATCGCCGTTCTCGGCGGGGTCTTTGAGGGAAAGGTGAGCCTGTTGGCCATGGTCACCAAGGATCTGAGCTCCCGGTTCCATGCCGGCCAGATTGTCAAAGAGGTCGCTGCCATGGTGGGCGGCAGCGGGGGCGGGCGACCGGACATGGCCCAGGCCGGGGGGACCATGGCGGATAAATTGCCGGAGGCGCTCGCGGCGGTACCTGGCATTATCAGCGGTCAGGGTGCGAAAGCTTCTGCTTAA
- the mtaB gene encoding tRNA (N(6)-L-threonylcarbamoyladenosine(37)-C(2))-methylthiotransferase MtaB → MNIIGQSRKKIAITTLGCKVNQFESAAFLSELALREVELVPFSQSAEVYIINTCAVTARAGAQSRQLIRRALRTNPKARLIVTGCYAQIAAQEILEIADSPICIVGNGCKHRLVEVALADRHCDLEMHLGDIGGQKEICPLTVTSFGARTRAYLKVQDGCNSFCSYCIVPYARGRSRSLAQDLVLAQAEIFADQGYKEQVLTGIHLGHYGHDLSPKSHLRELLALLVARNLPVRYRLSSLEPTEITDELLHLMAQSPAVMPYLHIPLQSGDDRILQKMNRRYPAATFARVVEQSVARLPDVAIGVDVLVGFPGEDEAAFRNTYNLLESLPVSYLHVFPYSRRPGTPAASMVDQVAKADKEERVALLRDLDHKKRTAFYQRHLGSTRQILVERRKQGCLLRGYTGNYIPVFFEGDSALVNQLVTVRLEKLCEDGVLGRVVAL, encoded by the coding sequence ATGAACATTATAGGCCAGAGCAGAAAAAAGATTGCCATCACCACCCTCGGCTGCAAGGTCAACCAGTTTGAGTCCGCCGCCTTTCTTTCGGAGCTGGCCCTGCGGGAAGTGGAGCTGGTCCCGTTTTCTCAGTCGGCAGAGGTCTACATCATCAATACCTGCGCGGTGACGGCCAGGGCGGGAGCGCAGTCGCGCCAGCTGATTCGAAGAGCCTTGCGCACCAACCCGAAGGCCAGGCTGATCGTGACCGGCTGCTATGCGCAGATTGCGGCCCAGGAGATCCTTGAGATCGCCGACTCTCCCATCTGCATTGTGGGCAACGGCTGCAAGCACCGCTTGGTGGAAGTGGCCCTGGCCGACCGCCACTGTGATCTGGAAATGCATCTGGGCGATATTGGCGGGCAAAAGGAAATTTGTCCCCTGACTGTCACCAGCTTCGGGGCGCGAACCAGGGCGTATCTTAAGGTGCAGGATGGCTGCAACAGCTTCTGCTCCTATTGCATCGTCCCCTATGCTCGGGGGCGCAGCCGGAGCCTGGCGCAGGACTTGGTTCTGGCCCAGGCCGAGATCTTTGCCGACCAGGGGTACAAGGAACAGGTGCTCACCGGCATCCATCTCGGCCATTATGGCCACGATCTGAGCCCCAAGAGTCATCTGCGCGAGTTGCTGGCGTTGCTTGTCGCCCGGAACCTGCCGGTGCGGTACCGCTTGAGCTCCCTGGAACCGACCGAGATTACGGACGAACTCCTGCACCTCATGGCCCAATCACCCGCAGTCATGCCCTATCTGCATATCCCCTTGCAGAGCGGGGATGACCGGATCTTGCAGAAGATGAATCGCCGTTATCCCGCTGCCACCTTTGCCAGGGTGGTGGAGCAGAGCGTGGCGCGGCTGCCCGATGTGGCCATCGGCGTGGATGTGTTGGTCGGGTTTCCCGGCGAGGACGAGGCTGCCTTCCGCAATACTTACAATCTGCTTGAGTCGCTGCCGGTGAGCTATCTCCATGTCTTTCCCTATTCGCGCCGGCCGGGAACCCCGGCCGCCAGCATGGTTGATCAGGTCGCCAAGGCGGACAAGGAGGAAAGGGTTGCGCTTCTTAGGGATTTGGATCATAAAAAAAGGACCGCCTTTTACCAACGCCATCTGGGCTCCACCCGGCAGATCTTGGTGGAAAGACGCAAGCAGGGGTGCCTGTTGCGGGGGTATACCGGCAATTATATTCCGGTCTTTTTTGAGGGAGACTCTGCTTTGGTGAATCAGCTGGTTACCGTGCGCCTTGAAAAACTCTGCGAAGACGGGGTTTTGGGCCGGGTTGTCGCTTTGTAA